In one window of Nicotiana tabacum cultivar K326 chromosome 12, ASM71507v2, whole genome shotgun sequence DNA:
- the LOC107768780 gene encoding uncharacterized protein LOC107768780: MFNPLQRIPLLLFFLSLSTISASESDTPISRFQNYLRINTAHPNPNYTSPITYLINFASSIPNLHSKVLHLTPTIPLLLLTWPGTSNPSLPSILFNSHLDSVPAEPEKWTHPPFSAHKTSDGRIFARGAQDDKCIGMQYLEAIKAIQSKDPDFKPIRNVHILYVPEEEVGGFDGMGKFVETKEFKELNVGFVMDEGQASTNDEFRVFYADRTPWHMVIKAVGTPGHGSRLYDNTAMENLMKSIEVITKFRESKFDIVKAGLAANSEVISVNPVFLKAGIPSPTGFVMNMQPSEAEAGFDIRMPPTADPQLMRKIIEEQWAPAWRNMTYEITEKGFLRDNMGCPLMTLTSDSNPWWSVFNEAVTRAGGKLSKPEILASTTDARFMRRLGIPTFGFSPMKNTPILLHDHNEFLKDTVYLEGIKVYESIIKSISSFEGSYEHWCNAVSQQ, translated from the exons ATGTTCAATCCCCTCCAACGTATCCCACTCCTCTTGTTCTTCCTCTCACTCTCCACTATCTCTGCCTCCGAATCAGACACACCCATTTCCCGTTTCCAAAATTACCTCAGAATCAACACCGCCCACCCTAACCCAAACTACACTTCCCCCATCACTTACCTCATCAACTTCGCCAGCTCCATCCCAAACCTCCACTCCAAAGTCCTCCACCTAACCCCCACCATACCCCTCCTATTGTTAACCTGGCCCGGTACCTCCAACCCTTCACTTCCCTCCATTCTTTTCAACTCCCATCTCGACTCCGTCCCCGCCGAGCCCGAAAAGTGGACCCACCCACCCTTTTCAGCTCATAAAACTTCCGATGGAAGAATCTTTGCGCGTGGCGCCCAGGACGATAAGTGCATTGGCATGCAGTATTTGGAGGCAATCAAAGCGATACAGAGCAAAGATCCCGACTTTAAACCTATAAGAAATGTTCATATATTATACGTTCCCGAGGAGGAGGTGGGTGGGTTTGATGGGATGGGGAAGTTTGTGGAGACTAAAGAGTTTAAAGAGTTAAATGTTGGGTTTGTGATGGACGAGGGACAGGCTTCAACTAATGATGAGTTTAGGGTGTTTTATGCTGATAGGACACCTTGGCATATGGTGATTAAGGCTGTTGGAACACCTGGACATGGGTCAAGATTGTATGATAATACTGCTATGGAGAATTTAATGAAGAGTATTGAGGTTATTACTAAGTTTAGGGAGTCTAAGTTTGATATAGTCAAGGCTGGATTGGCTGCTAATTCTGAAGTCATTTCTGTGAATCCAGTGTTTCTCAAGGCTGGAATTCCTTCCCCAACT GGATTTGTAATGAACATGCAACCCTCTGAAGCTGAGGCAGGATTTGATATTAGGATGCCACCAACGGCTGATCCACAGCTTATGAGGAAGATAATTGAAGAGCAATGGGCACCAGCTTGGAGGAACATGACATATGAG ATAACCGAGAAAGGATTCCTGAGGGACAACATGGGATGTCCTTTGATGACACTCACTTCCGATTCCAACCCTTGGTGGTCTGTTTTTAATGAAGCTGTTACTAGAGCTGGGGGCAAACTCTCCAAGCCTGAAATATTAGCGTCGACAACTGATGCTCGATTCATGAGACGACTGGGAATTCCCACCTTTGGTTTCTCCCCTATGAAGAACACCCCCATCTTACTGCATGACCACAATGAG TTCCTCAAGGATACTGTTTACTTGGAGGGGATTAAGGTCTATGAATCCATAATAAAGTCAATAAGTTCCTTTGAGGGATCTTATGAACACTGGTGTAATGCAGTTTCTCAACAATGA